In Candidatus Effluviviaceae Genus V sp., the genomic window GGCGAAGGCGAGGGCATGAAGAACATCTACCGACCCATAGAGAGCGTCATCGAGGAGATCAAGCCGGAGACCCCGACCATCACGACGTACCGGTTCCGTCCGAAGGAGCCGCTGACGTTCGAGGCCGGTCAGTTCGTCGAGCTCACCGTGCCCGGCGTCGGGGAGGCGCCGTTCACACCGTC contains:
- a CDS encoding oxidoreductase; amino-acid sequence: MKNIYRPIESVIEEIKPETPTITTYRFRPKEPLTFEAGQFVELTVPGVGEAPFTPS